From a single Sebastes umbrosus isolate fSebUmb1 chromosome 17, fSebUmb1.pri, whole genome shotgun sequence genomic region:
- the LOC119475586 gene encoding uncharacterized protein LOC119475586, with protein MMLNSPGCNTCMAPLQPEDGHDLCPSCLVKSLLLALHSSAGTEDAGTPTPPMAESYSEEDAVSMAASELDIRQPESTPASAFFRRAPASTTFTVPPSKEYLRELQACWRDTRAFSRLPSDGRTLAAMQDAAKFGLDHMPAIEPAIASLIVSPDEALRPEARCPRPQCRVTDDLLSKAYDTAARMGRMGNSLSHLMLALSASLQEAAPDVSSTSLSDASLQAFALMSRELGRLMSMLVQTRRQVWLAQSPLSETCRRTLRTVPVEPGHLFGTAALQVLERTVQADQTRQQFSGLRRGMPPPARLRGSMSAPRGRSRPPAQPSGHHGPQRPTERQVRYRDNPAHLPSRQPWAVEPNRRPPRAFRGRGARY; from the exons ATGATGCTCAACTCTCCAGGCTGCAACACCTGTATGGCTCCTCTTCAACCTGAGGATGGCCATGACCTTTGCCCCTCTTGTCTTG TGAAGTCGCTCCTCCTGGCCCTCCACTCTAGTGCGGGTACGGAGGACGCAGGTACACCAACTCCGCCCATGGCTGAGTCATATTCGGAGGAAGATGCTGTCTCGATGGCGGCTTCAG AGCTGGATATACGGCAGCCAGAATCGACGCCTGCTAGCGCTTTCTTTAGGCGCGCGCCGGCCTCCACCACCTTTACTGTCCCTCCCTCCAAAGAGTATCTTAGGGAGTTACAGGCATGCTGGAGGGATACTAGGGCTTTCTCCCGTCTCCCGTCTGATGGCCGAACCCTGGCAGCCATGCAGGATGCGGCGAAATTTGGCCTTGACCACATGCCAGCTATTGAGCCTGCCATTGCTTCTCTCATAGTCTCCCCTGACGAGGCTCTGAGACCAGAGGCAAGGTGCCCTCGACCCCAATGTCGGGTCACAGACGACCTCCTCTCTAAAGCTTATGATACAGCGGCTCGCATGGGCCGCATGGGCAACTCCCTCTCACACCTCATGCTTGCCCTCTCAGCCTCTCTGCAGGAGGCTGCTCCCGACGTTTCCTCCACCAGCCTCAGTGACGCGTCATTGCAGGCGTTTGCCCTGATGTCGAGGGAACTTGGACGGCTGATGTCCATGCTGGTTCAGACTCGTCGCCAGGTTTGGCTGGCGCAGTCGCCCCTGTCTGAGACATGTCGGAGGACCCTCCGTACTGTTCCAGTAGAACCAGGGCACCTGTTCGGGACAGCTGCCCTACAGGTACTTGAGCGGACTGTCCAAGCTGACCAGACCAGGCAGCAGTTCTCTGGTCTTCGAAGGGGCATGCCCCCCCCCGCCAGGCTTAGGGGCTCCATGTCTGCCCCCCGAGGCCGCTCCCGGCCACCGGCTCAGCCTAGTGGCCACCACGGACCTCAGCGCCCCACCGAGAGGCAGGTCCGCTACCGTGACAACCCCGCCCACTTGCCCTCCAGGCAACCCTGGGCCGTGGAGCCTAACCGCCGCCCCCCCAGAGCCTTCAGAGGCCGGGGGGCCCGCTACTGA